In one window of Henckelia pumila isolate YLH828 chromosome 1, ASM3356847v2, whole genome shotgun sequence DNA:
- the LOC140876012 gene encoding auxin efflux carrier component 3-like isoform X1, whose product MGKTHQSQLQQQGNIPGHDAKELHMFVWSSSASPVSEGRGAGGLHVFGGQDFGASEKSGRSEHGAKEIKLLVSDNPQNGETKGVPPTGHFGGEDFSFNGGGRDNDDREKDVPQGFRNSGEAPPPSSTREPPEA is encoded by the exons ATGGGGAAAACCCATCAGTCCCAGCTGCAGCAACAGGGGAATATACCCGGCCACGACGCGAAAGAGCTTCACATGTTCGTATGGAGCTCAAGCGCTTCGCCTGTGTCCGAAGGCCGCGGAGCAGGTGGCTTGCACGTGTTCGGAGGGCAGGATTTCGGTGCTTCCGAGAAGTCCGGGAGATCTGAACACGGAGCCAAGGAAATCAAGTTGTTGGTCTCCGATAACCCTCAGAATGGGGAGACTAAAG GCGTTCCTCCAACCGGGCACTTCGGTGGGGAAGACTTCAGCTTCAACGGCGGAGGCAGAGACAACGACGACAGAGAGAAAGACGTCCCCCAGGGCTTTCGAAACTCGGGGGAAGCTCCGCCACCGAGCTCGACCCGAGAACCGCCGGAGGCGTGA
- the LOC140876012 gene encoding calcium-binding protein CBP-like isoform X2, producing the protein MLVIGLLSDLETGPKEFTQVFYSLQSWRAIFERFDRDRSGRIDSNELREALLSLKFSVSPTVLELLVSKFDKSGGKNKAIEYENFIRCCLTVKGLTEKFKDKDTSFFGSATFTYEAFMLTVLPFLIA; encoded by the exons ATGTTGGTCATTGGTTTATTATCCGATCTTGAAACAGGTCCAAAGGAATTTACACAAGTCTTTTACAGTCTTCAGAGCTGGAGG GCTATTTTTGAGAGATTTGATAGGGACAGGAGTGGCAGGATCGACTCAAATGAATTGAGAGAAGCACTTCTTAGCCTCAAATTCTCGGTGTCGCCCACAGTTCTGGAGTTATTGGTTTCAAAATTTGACAAAAGTGGTGGGAAAAACAAGGCCATTGAATATGAAAATTTCAT CAGGTGCTGTCTCACTGTTAAGGGACTGACTGAAAAATTCAAGGATAAGGATACCTCGTTTTTTGGTTCAGCCACTTTTACATACGAAGCCTTCATGTTAACTGTTTTGCCTTTCCTCATTGCATAG